The following proteins are encoded in a genomic region of Paenibacillus sp. FSL R7-0273:
- a CDS encoding MBL fold metallo-hydrolase → MTVIIIIAAIILALIAAAYAVMSLYPPFGGRASKAEQEQRSRSLQYRQGRFVYPFETAAPESKTEGGLSILRDFIKGNPNSRPKQPLQPQPLLTGSIRQVRDTRATWFGHSAVLLEMEGAAVFLDPMLGRAPSPFPFIGGKRYSSRLPVELNELPQLDAVVLSHDHYDHLDYGTIRALQQKTALFIVPLGVGAHLRRWGISAERIRELDWWEEASVAGLTLTSTPARHFSGRSLLDRNSTLWCSWVIQGGQDKVFFSGDSGYGPHFAEIGQRYGPFDLTLMECGQYDQRWADIHMMPEQTVQAQLDLRGRLMIPIHWGAFTLAMHDWTDPVERVLRAAQQQGLRLATPRIGEPVQVGTEIYPSIPWWR, encoded by the coding sequence ATGACCGTTATTATTATAATTGCAGCGATAATTCTTGCGCTGATTGCCGCTGCTTATGCCGTCATGAGCCTGTATCCGCCCTTTGGCGGCCGGGCCTCCAAGGCCGAGCAGGAGCAGCGGAGCCGTTCGCTCCAGTACCGGCAGGGCAGATTCGTGTATCCCTTTGAAACGGCCGCACCCGAGAGCAAGACGGAGGGCGGTCTCTCCATCCTGAGGGACTTCATCAAGGGCAATCCCAATTCCAGGCCGAAGCAGCCGCTTCAGCCCCAGCCGCTGCTGACCGGCTCGATCCGGCAGGTCCGAGATACCCGGGCCACCTGGTTCGGCCATTCGGCTGTGCTGCTGGAGATGGAGGGGGCAGCTGTTTTCCTTGACCCGATGCTGGGCCGGGCCCCCTCCCCGTTTCCGTTCATCGGCGGCAAGCGCTACAGCAGCCGGCTGCCGGTTGAGCTGAACGAGCTGCCGCAGCTGGATGCCGTTGTGCTGTCCCATGATCATTATGACCATCTGGATTACGGGACAATCCGCGCGCTGCAGCAGAAAACGGCATTGTTCATCGTGCCGCTTGGTGTAGGTGCCCATCTAAGACGATGGGGAATAAGCGCGGAGCGTATCCGTGAACTGGACTGGTGGGAGGAGGCCTCCGTGGCCGGGCTGACGCTTACCAGCACACCGGCAAGGCATTTCTCGGGGCGCAGCCTGCTGGACCGCAATTCTACACTGTGGTGCTCCTGGGTTATACAGGGCGGGCAGGACAAGGTGTTTTTCAGCGGGGACAGCGGCTACGGGCCGCATTTTGCGGAGATCGGGCAGCGGTACGGCCCGTTTGATCTTACGCTGATGGAATGCGGGCAGTATGACCAGCGATGGGCGGATATCCATATGATGCCGGAGCAGACCGTCCAGGCGCAGCTCGACCTGCGGGGCAGGCTGATGATCCCGATTCACTGGGGCGCCTTCACCCTTGCCATGCATGACTGGACTGATCCTGTAGAACGGGTGCTGCGCGCTGCGCAGCAGCAGGGGCTGCGGCTGGCTACGCCGAGAATTGGCGAGCCGGTTCAAGTAGGCACTGAAATCTACCCTTCTATTCCCTGGTGGAGATGA
- a CDS encoding class I SAM-dependent methyltransferase — protein MNSPEETAAGQFDSLAADWSNSDRDIALAQKVVRMLGLESGNSLLDVASGTGVVPAALQSLGILPARYMAVDISSAMLAVLHHNYPEAELRVVDFEKPFDGGQPFDYVLLYNSIPHFTKLDMLFANAASCLKSGGAFMIAHSRTRQGLKEHHARIGYLPAHDPIPADSRLEELAVRYGFQQIIIQDEEMFRFSCSPPSPLIKDISENLYKSKRRNPALVHRHIQYS, from the coding sequence ATGAACTCCCCCGAAGAAACCGCAGCTGGACAGTTCGATTCACTCGCAGCAGACTGGAGCAACTCTGACCGGGATATTGCTCTGGCACAAAAGGTAGTACGGATGCTTGGCCTGGAGTCCGGTAACAGCCTGCTCGATGTAGCCTCCGGCACCGGCGTTGTCCCCGCAGCCCTGCAATCGCTTGGTATCCTCCCAGCCCGTTATATGGCTGTCGATATCTCCTCTGCTATGCTTGCAGTATTACACCATAACTATCCGGAAGCAGAGCTGAGGGTTGTCGATTTCGAGAAGCCTTTTGATGGGGGGCAGCCTTTTGATTACGTTCTGCTTTATAACAGCATCCCCCATTTTACGAAACTGGATATGCTGTTTGCCAACGCAGCTTCCTGCCTGAAATCCGGCGGAGCCTTTATGATTGCCCATTCACGCACAAGGCAAGGCCTGAAGGAGCATCATGCGCGGATTGGCTATCTTCCTGCCCATGACCCGATTCCCGCAGATTCCAGACTTGAAGAGCTGGCCGTCCGGTACGGTTTTCAGCAGATTATTATACAGGATGAGGAAATGTTCCGTTTCTCATGCTCTCCTCCCAGCCCTTTAATTAAAGACATATCGGAGAACTTATATAAAAGTAAGCGCCGTAATCCAGCCCTGGTCCATCGCCACATACAATACAGCTAA
- the hxlA gene encoding 3-hexulose-6-phosphate synthase translates to MKLQLALDLVDIAGAKEIVSEVAEFIDVVEIGTPIVINEGLHAVKAIKDAFPALTVLADLKIMDAGGYEVMKAAEAGADIVTVLGVSDDSTIKGAVEEAKKTGREILVDLINVKDIAGRAAEVDALGVDYVCVHSGYDHQAEGKNSFADLQAIKGVVKQAKTAIAGGIKLSTLPEVIAAGPDLVIVGGGITGESDQKAAAAEMKRLVSQG, encoded by the coding sequence ATGAAATTGCAATTAGCGCTTGATCTTGTTGATATCGCCGGAGCCAAGGAAATCGTCTCGGAGGTTGCTGAGTTTATTGATGTGGTAGAGATCGGTACTCCGATCGTTATTAACGAAGGGCTGCATGCGGTAAAAGCGATCAAGGATGCTTTTCCTGCGCTGACGGTGCTGGCTGACCTGAAAATTATGGATGCCGGCGGTTACGAGGTGATGAAGGCGGCAGAAGCAGGTGCTGATATCGTAACGGTGCTTGGCGTATCTGACGACTCCACCATTAAAGGCGCTGTAGAGGAAGCTAAGAAAACCGGACGCGAGATCCTGGTTGACCTGATCAACGTTAAGGATATTGCCGGCCGTGCTGCCGAAGTAGATGCGCTTGGCGTTGACTATGTCTGCGTTCACTCCGGTTATGACCATCAGGCTGAAGGTAAAAACTCCTTTGCTGACCTGCAGGCGATCAAAGGTGTGGTTAAGCAGGCCAAAACAGCCATTGCCGGCGGCATCAAGCTGAGCACTCTGCCGGAAGTAATCGCAGCCGGACCTGATCTTGTCATTGTAGGCGGCGGAATTACCGGGGAGAGCGACCAGAAAGCAGCAGCAGCTGAAATGAAGCGCCTCGTTAGCCAGGGCTAA
- the hxlB gene encoding 6-phospho-3-hexuloisomerase produces the protein MDTAGYAQEIVGELQRSAAELDASGAEQFAELLQRSGKIFVAGAGRSGLMGRAFAMRLMHAGRAAYVVGETVTPGIEAGDVLVLGSGSGETKGLVAMAEKAKAIGAAVALVTIAPESTLGRLADYTVQLPGATKEASGERATIQPMASLFEQTLLVFYDSVILRLMEWTGQTTTQMFGNHANLE, from the coding sequence ATGGATACTGCGGGCTACGCACAGGAGATTGTAGGAGAGCTGCAGCGTTCGGCGGCGGAGCTGGATGCAAGCGGAGCGGAGCAGTTCGCTGAGCTGCTGCAGCGGTCGGGCAAGATTTTTGTGGCCGGAGCCGGCCGCTCGGGCCTGATGGGCCGGGCCTTTGCCATGCGGCTGATGCATGCCGGCCGGGCGGCGTATGTCGTCGGCGAGACCGTGACTCCGGGAATCGAAGCCGGCGATGTGCTGGTGCTCGGCTCCGGCTCCGGCGAGACGAAGGGCCTGGTCGCCATGGCCGAGAAGGCCAAGGCTATCGGTGCGGCAGTCGCGCTGGTCACAATCGCGCCGGAGTCCACACTTGGCAGGCTGGCCGATTACACCGTGCAGCTGCCGGGTGCAACGAAGGAGGCCAGCGGGGAGCGGGCCACCATCCAGCCGATGGCTTCGCTCTTTGAGCAGACGCTGCTGGTGTTCTATGATTCCGTCATTCTGCGCCTGATGGAATGGACCGGCCAGACCACCACCCAGATGTTCGGCAACCACGCGAACCTGGAATAG
- a CDS encoding cold-shock protein: MQTGTVKWFNADKGFGFIEVEGGSDVFVHFSAITGEGFKSLDEGQRVEFNVTQGARGPQAENVVKL; this comes from the coding sequence ATGCAAACAGGTACAGTTAAATGGTTCAACGCAGACAAAGGTTTCGGTTTTATCGAGGTTGAAGGCGGAAGCGACGTATTCGTACACTTCTCCGCAATCACTGGCGAAGGCTTCAAGTCTTTGGACGAAGGCCAACGCGTTGAGTTCAACGTAACTCAAGGCGCTCGTGGACCACAAGCCGAAAACGTTGTAAAACTGTAA
- a CDS encoding cold-shock protein, which translates to MYFRKKAQEDLPQESTAIWSCTKEGCTGWMRDNFAFQYVPTCWQCNSPMSRSMKILPMLVNNNHEMKAIKKGISIK; encoded by the coding sequence ATGTATTTTCGCAAAAAAGCTCAGGAAGATTTACCGCAGGAGTCTACAGCTATCTGGTCATGTACGAAAGAGGGCTGCACAGGCTGGATGCGTGACAATTTTGCGTTTCAATATGTCCCGACCTGCTGGCAATGTAATTCGCCGATGTCCCGCAGTATGAAAATCCTGCCTATGCTTGTGAACAACAATCACGAAATGAAGGCAATCAAAAAGGGCATTTCAATCAAATAA
- a CDS encoding cupin domain-containing protein: MSNLGVWEPAEPGVKRCILNAAASLMMMEVHFEKGAEGYEHSHPHEQMSYCLRGSFIFRIDGVEHTVSAGQSIAIPSGAKHGVTALEADSALLDAFTPIREDLLKR; this comes from the coding sequence ATGAGTAACCTTGGAGTATGGGAACCGGCGGAGCCGGGAGTTAAACGCTGCATCCTGAACGCGGCGGCGAGCCTGATGATGATGGAGGTTCATTTCGAGAAGGGTGCCGAGGGCTACGAGCACAGCCATCCGCATGAGCAGATGAGCTACTGCCTGCGCGGAAGCTTCATCTTCCGCATCGACGGAGTAGAGCATACCGTATCAGCCGGCCAGAGTATCGCTATCCCGTCAGGCGCCAAGCACGGCGTTACTGCGCTTGAGGCTGACTCAGCGCTGCTGGATGCATTCACACCGATCCGCGAGGATCTGCTGAAGCGTTAA
- a CDS encoding heparinase II/III domain-containing protein: MSSAYKSTAAARPFGCYNHDQLDGIRSRIDQLPAAAQEFARQRELSGQFAAREAAAPLHRLGVFRVEPFVFRAPAGAAMLKLSVHIRGRGVARIGGVRLTHSQLGLPVTLQNGSLRQGLDGWTQEPGIGSNIRLEQLPGGGSGLQPSGVTPADGAAEEEVRCVRIRNEAEDSLAVLRYEELLPVSAGDYYGIQTELSLEAPMVNGGIAAGVVFIDAAGQPLDAELLSPLFNRHTLTNWAYLLEAAGADANLYMATGEDRYAGLAKRKLQYMLADMRQGMDIFRRDGWHDDDTYGAVHIGRGLAAVSVIYDQIAASAAVSAEESESLLANLRYIAAMMMDTAYYRFDLPTFPDEKGGMRSNWNADRATGLGVYALLFPQEPESAAYLEHACSVVDWQLAEVVDGDGAWPENVRYHGAVLHRYFLFFVLLKRLKGTDYFARGKVKAMYRFLLGIVTAEDVIQGGADGAPVLLTPAVGDANVQEKWFRLLGYAAPFYTEEDPQLAAEMVWTWKRGGAPVQDTGAFPLPLVALLYPQPELPEQMPELGSVHYPGIGYVIFRSGEQNLQYYAIYEASPLTYHAHHDEGHFSIWANGVPLTLDAGTGGYYNGDRHWYVSGAAHNIVQFADGSGGYADGPLKSVCREVSFTEELDYARSLIPDVHAGEYERHFLYIKAGFDAYLVWDRIESAAASVWNLHTLSSGAEITEQAIDAAGLGGMRLHAQIAEPLRPAVTAGEGAVGGAYPLAAQQHFRVHGRAGEDFVVLLQPHDEGTPALRLEPLALEPADAADGVRLYKLSRADGGWCVAALNGSGGTRRVRVPGGAALRVLGAAAGGEDAAAQAFEHAQEAAAGILILEPGAIRMAVPQ, translated from the coding sequence ATGAGCTCAGCATATAAAAGCACAGCTGCAGCCCGCCCCTTCGGCTGCTATAACCACGATCAGCTGGACGGAATCCGCAGCAGAATAGACCAGCTGCCGGCAGCGGCGCAGGAATTCGCCAGACAACGGGAGCTGTCGGGACAGTTTGCCGCGCGCGAGGCAGCGGCCCCGCTTCACCGGCTCGGCGTGTTCCGGGTCGAGCCGTTCGTCTTCAGGGCCCCGGCAGGGGCAGCCATGCTGAAGCTGTCCGTGCATATCCGGGGCCGGGGCGTTGCCCGGATCGGCGGCGTACGGCTGACGCATTCCCAGCTCGGCCTGCCGGTCACGCTTCAGAACGGCAGCCTCCGGCAGGGGCTTGACGGCTGGACGCAGGAGCCGGGAATCGGCAGTAATATCCGGCTGGAGCAGCTGCCCGGCGGCGGGAGCGGCCTGCAGCCCTCCGGCGTAACGCCGGCGGACGGCGCAGCGGAGGAAGAGGTCCGGTGCGTACGCATCCGGAACGAAGCGGAGGACAGCCTGGCGGTGCTGCGCTATGAGGAGCTGCTGCCGGTATCGGCCGGCGACTATTACGGCATCCAGACCGAGCTGAGTCTGGAAGCGCCAATGGTTAACGGCGGGATTGCTGCCGGCGTTGTGTTTATAGATGCTGCAGGGCAGCCGCTGGACGCAGAGCTGCTCTCGCCGCTCTTTAACCGGCACACGCTGACCAACTGGGCCTATCTGCTTGAGGCGGCCGGTGCAGATGCCAACCTCTATATGGCAACAGGCGAAGACCGGTATGCCGGGCTGGCCAAGCGTAAGCTGCAGTATATGCTGGCTGATATGCGGCAGGGCATGGATATTTTCCGCAGGGACGGCTGGCATGACGATGACACCTACGGTGCGGTTCATATCGGCCGGGGCTTGGCTGCCGTATCGGTTATCTATGACCAGATTGCCGCAAGTGCAGCAGTCTCGGCCGAGGAGTCGGAATCACTGCTGGCCAATCTCCGCTACATCGCAGCGATGATGATGGATACCGCCTACTACCGGTTCGATCTCCCTACCTTTCCGGATGAGAAGGGCGGCATGCGCAGCAACTGGAATGCCGACCGGGCAACCGGGCTCGGCGTCTACGCCCTACTCTTCCCGCAGGAGCCGGAGAGTGCCGCTTATCTGGAGCATGCCTGCTCCGTAGTGGACTGGCAGCTGGCGGAGGTGGTTGACGGGGACGGGGCATGGCCGGAGAATGTCCGGTACCACGGCGCGGTGCTGCACCGTTATTTCCTGTTCTTCGTGCTGCTTAAGCGGCTGAAGGGCACTGATTATTTCGCCCGCGGCAAGGTCAAGGCGATGTACCGCTTCCTGCTCGGCATCGTGACGGCAGAGGACGTGATCCAGGGCGGTGCGGACGGCGCACCCGTTCTGCTGACCCCGGCCGTCGGTGATGCCAACGTGCAGGAGAAGTGGTTCCGCCTGCTCGGCTACGCCGCCCCGTTCTACACGGAGGAGGACCCGCAGCTCGCGGCGGAGATGGTCTGGACCTGGAAGCGCGGAGGCGCACCGGTCCAGGACACCGGCGCGTTCCCGCTGCCGCTGGTCGCGCTGCTCTATCCGCAGCCGGAGCTGCCGGAGCAGATGCCGGAGCTCGGCTCCGTGCATTACCCGGGCATCGGCTATGTCATCTTCCGCAGCGGGGAGCAGAACCTGCAGTATTATGCCATCTACGAGGCATCCCCGCTGACCTATCACGCCCATCATGATGAGGGCCATTTCTCCATCTGGGCGAACGGGGTTCCGCTGACCCTCGATGCCGGAACCGGCGGCTATTACAACGGGGACCGGCACTGGTATGTATCCGGTGCGGCGCATAATATTGTCCAGTTCGCTGACGGCTCCGGCGGCTACGCAGACGGCCCGCTGAAAAGCGTCTGCCGGGAGGTCAGCTTCACGGAGGAGCTGGATTATGCAAGAAGCCTCATCCCCGATGTACACGCCGGCGAGTATGAGCGGCATTTCCTGTACATCAAGGCAGGCTTCGATGCCTACCTGGTCTGGGACCGGATTGAGTCGGCCGCCGCGAGCGTCTGGAATCTGCATACGCTGAGCAGCGGTGCAGAGATTACGGAGCAGGCCATTGACGCCGCCGGCCTCGGCGGCATGCGGCTCCATGCACAGATCGCCGAGCCGCTGCGCCCGGCCGTCACTGCCGGCGAGGGCGCTGTCGGCGGTGCTTACCCGCTGGCTGCGCAGCAGCACTTCCGCGTGCACGGCCGCGCCGGCGAGGACTTCGTCGTGCTGCTGCAGCCGCACGACGAAGGGACACCAGCGCTCCGGCTGGAGCCGCTGGCGCTGGAGCCAGCGGACGCCGCTGACGGTGTGCGGCTGTATAAGCTCAGCCGCGCGGACGGCGGCTGGTGCGTCGCCGCCCTCAACGGCTCCGGCGGGACCCGCCGGGTCCGCGTTCCGGGCGGCGCGGCGCTCCGCGTGCTTGGCGCGGCGGCAGGCGGCGAAGACGCGGCAGCTCAAGCGTTTGAGCATGCACAAGAAGCTGCTGCCGGAATCCTTATTCTTGAACCGGGGGCAATCCGGATGGCTGTTCCGCAATAA
- a CDS encoding MATE family efflux transporter: protein MKTKDQQFNLIKLTWPIFLELFLFMLMGSVDTFMISSVSDDAVSGVGAANQIITMAILILSVIGNGAAIVVSQYLGSKKPLEAANVTGNAVTLNLLVGIVLSAVLLLFGGHLLTALNVQGDILAHAKVYMNIVGGGIFLQALLNALATTIRTYGFTKQTMMVSLLMNVIHVIGNYILIYGHFGLPALGVQGAAISTVVSRLICLVLFFLLLYQIMEVKVKWSYYISLSKKYVMQILKIGIPAAFESITYQSCQLVFTLYITYLGAEAMATRQYALNISNYIYLFSVAVSMGTSIIVGHLVGARQTKAAYSRVFTSVKWALLVTVVIDVIVIAFRVPLFGLFTDNETIIMMGAQVILLSFFLETGRTCNLVIINSLRASGDAKFPVYMGLISMVCMSLPLGYVLVFQMNMGLAGVWIATAFDEWVRAVIMYFRWKSRAWEKHGLIQHDADAQPVSPSPAAAH from the coding sequence ATGAAAACGAAAGACCAACAGTTCAATCTTATTAAGCTAACCTGGCCGATTTTCCTGGAATTATTCCTGTTCATGCTTATGGGCAGTGTGGATACCTTTATGATCAGCTCCGTGTCGGATGATGCGGTATCAGGGGTCGGAGCAGCCAATCAGATCATCACCATGGCTATTTTGATCCTTAGTGTTATCGGTAACGGGGCGGCCATCGTCGTCTCCCAGTACCTGGGCTCCAAGAAGCCCCTGGAGGCTGCAAATGTAACCGGCAATGCCGTCACACTTAACCTGCTCGTAGGTATTGTTCTCAGTGCAGTGCTGCTTTTATTCGGCGGCCATCTGCTGACTGCCCTGAATGTGCAGGGTGATATTCTTGCGCATGCCAAGGTGTATATGAATATTGTCGGCGGCGGGATTTTTCTGCAGGCTCTGCTGAATGCGCTGGCCACCACTATCCGTACCTACGGCTTCACTAAGCAGACGATGATGGTTTCGCTGCTGATGAATGTGATCCACGTGATAGGTAACTATATTCTCATTTACGGGCATTTCGGCTTACCCGCACTCGGTGTGCAGGGCGCTGCCATCTCTACGGTAGTCAGCCGGCTGATCTGCCTTGTCCTGTTCTTCCTGCTGCTCTATCAGATCATGGAAGTAAAGGTCAAGTGGAGCTACTATATCTCCCTGTCCAAAAAATACGTAATGCAAATCCTCAAAATCGGTATACCGGCCGCTTTTGAATCGATCACTTATCAGTCCTGCCAGCTCGTGTTCACGCTCTACATCACTTATCTTGGTGCCGAGGCCATGGCTACCCGCCAGTACGCGCTGAATATCTCCAACTACATCTATCTTTTCAGTGTAGCTGTGTCAATGGGAACCTCCATTATTGTCGGCCACCTGGTAGGAGCCAGGCAGACGAAGGCCGCTTACAGCCGGGTATTCACCAGTGTAAAATGGGCCCTGCTCGTCACCGTCGTAATCGATGTAATTGTCATTGCATTCCGCGTTCCGCTGTTTGGGCTGTTCACTGATAATGAGACCATCATAATGATGGGTGCGCAGGTCATCCTGCTCAGCTTCTTCCTGGAGACGGGCCGCACCTGCAATCTGGTTATTATTAACTCCCTGCGCGCCTCCGGCGACGCCAAGTTCCCGGTGTACATGGGCCTGATCTCCATGGTCTGCATGAGCCTGCCGCTCGGCTACGTGCTGGTGTTCCAGATGAATATGGGACTGGCCGGGGTCTGGATTGCCACTGCCTTTGACGAGTGGGTCAGAGCCGTTATTATGTACTTCCGCTGGAAGAGCAGAGCCTGGGAAAAGCACGGCCTGATCCAGCATGATGCTGACGCGCAGCCGGTGAGTCCTTCACCTGCCGCAGCTCACTGA